The Coregonus clupeaformis isolate EN_2021a chromosome 20, ASM2061545v1, whole genome shotgun sequence genome contains a region encoding:
- the fstl3 gene encoding follistatin-related protein 3, with protein MGFLTALFGVTLVALSQIFGRYHVNAGMCWLQQSQEQRCDMVLMRGVSREECCARGRLDTAWSNTSLPINEVSLLGFLGIVSCKLCKETCDGVNCGPGKVCKMMAGRPQCVCSPDCTNVSIKHAVCGSDGNSYHDECALLMARCKGHPDLEVMYQGECKKSCSNVVCPGTHTCVTDQTNSAHCVMCRMTPCPIPLKSEVPICGNDNITYPSACHLRRATCFLGRSIGVRHYGNCSSVPRNTLDLEGSEENSL; from the exons ATGGGCTTTTTGACTGCTCTTTTCGGTGTGACACTTGTTGCTTTGAGTCAAATCTTTGGAAGATACCATGTTAATG CGGGGATGTGCTGGCTACAGCAGAGCCAGGAGCAGCGCTGTGACATGGTGCTGATGCGCGGGGTCAGCAGAGAGGAATGCTGCGCCAGGGGCCGTCTGGACACGGCCTGGTCCAACACCAGTCTGCCCATCAACGAGGTCAGCCTGCTGGGCTTCCTGGGAATCGTGTCCTGCAAACTCTGCAAAG AGACGTGTGATGGTGTGAATTGTGGCCCAGGGAAGGTGTGTAAGATGATGGCTGGACGTCCTCAATGTGTGTGCTCTCCTGACTGCACTAACGTCTCCATAAAACATGCTGTGTGTGGGAGCGATGGGAACTCCTACCATGATGAGTGTGCCCTACTGATGGCCCGCTGTAAGGGACACCCTGATTTGGAGGTCATGTACCAGGGAGAATGCAAAA AGTCGTGCTCCAATGTGGTGTGCCCGGGTACCCACACCTGTGTGACGGACCAGACTAACAGTGCCCACTGTGTCATGTGCCGCATGACCCCCTGCCCAATACCGCTGAAGTCCGAGGTGCCTATATGTGGCAATGACAACATCACTTACCCCAGCGCCTGCCACCTCCGCAGAGCCACCTGCTTCCTGGGGCGGTCCATAGGAGTGCGTCACTATGGCAACTGCTCTA gtgttcCGAGGAACACTCTGGATTTGGAGGGCAGTGAGGAGAATTCACTCTAG